One Bacteroidota bacterium DNA window includes the following coding sequences:
- a CDS encoding glycoside hydrolase family 13 protein, which produces MLLALPSISEAKGARPSSADAPEWAKRAVWYQIFPERFRNGDTANDPRVSDIRGSWPHDSMARWSVSPWTSDWYRLQPWEAADTNGFYYHAQARRYGGDLQGVIDKLEYLSGLGVTALYFNPLFESPSLHKYDASMYHHIDNNFGPDPEGDRALWATENPADPKTWKWSAADKLFLKLVLEAHRRGMKVVIDGVFNHVGMTFWAFEDVKRNQDQSAFKDWFIIKRWDDPATPENEFDYGGWYGVRELPELRKVGKNLAPGPRAHIRAIVSRWMDPDGNGDPSDGVDGWRLDAADMVGFDFWKDLRSWTRAINPESYLVGEVWWEDWKNDVMFDAAPWLHGDMFDAVMNYRWAREACRFFVDRRDKISVSEFNRRLAGLRADYPSEANGVLMNLFDSHDTDRLESRIVNPDLPYDHNVGLHDSRTYDPRKPREDELQIQKLMALFQMSYLGAPMIYYGDEVGMWGGDDPDDRKPMLWGDLAYDDETGHPFGIPRSADKNAVNLPLFDYYKKLIAIRKGSDALMEGEVVTLLTDDSNDVFAFMRSAGGKHAVVVVNNSASRRKANIPLPGDAPSGDWVNLLDSTRTSNSNGEIGVELAPKTGAVLEPVR; this is translated from the coding sequence ATGCTGCTGGCCTTGCCGTCGATTTCCGAAGCGAAGGGCGCTCGTCCGTCCTCCGCCGACGCGCCTGAATGGGCGAAGCGGGCGGTCTGGTATCAGATTTTTCCGGAGCGGTTCCGGAACGGCGACACGGCGAACGACCCGCGAGTGTCCGACATCCGCGGGAGCTGGCCGCACGACTCGATGGCGCGATGGTCGGTTTCACCCTGGACTTCCGACTGGTACCGGCTCCAGCCCTGGGAGGCCGCAGATACGAACGGATTTTACTACCACGCCCAGGCGCGCCGCTATGGCGGCGACCTGCAGGGCGTCATCGACAAGCTCGAGTACCTTTCCGGCCTCGGCGTCACCGCGCTCTACTTCAACCCCCTGTTCGAGTCTCCCTCGCTTCATAAGTACGACGCATCCATGTACCACCACATCGACAACAATTTCGGTCCCGACCCGGAGGGAGACCGGGCGCTCTGGGCGACGGAAAACCCGGCGGATCCGAAAACGTGGAAATGGTCGGCGGCGGACAAGTTGTTCCTGAAGCTGGTTCTCGAGGCGCACCGCCGGGGAATGAAGGTCGTCATCGACGGCGTCTTTAACCATGTGGGAATGACGTTCTGGGCGTTCGAGGATGTCAAACGGAACCAGGATCAGTCCGCGTTCAAAGACTGGTTCATCATCAAGCGGTGGGACGATCCGGCGACGCCGGAGAACGAATTCGACTACGGGGGGTGGTACGGGGTTCGGGAATTGCCCGAGCTCCGGAAGGTGGGAAAAAATCTGGCACCGGGGCCCCGGGCTCACATCCGCGCGATCGTGAGCCGGTGGATGGATCCCGACGGGAACGGCGACCCGTCCGATGGAGTCGACGGCTGGCGGCTCGACGCGGCGGACATGGTCGGTTTCGATTTTTGGAAGGACCTCCGGTCGTGGACCCGCGCGATCAACCCGGAATCGTATCTGGTGGGGGAGGTGTGGTGGGAGGACTGGAAAAATGACGTCATGTTCGACGCGGCTCCCTGGCTCCACGGCGACATGTTCGACGCGGTGATGAACTACCGTTGGGCGCGCGAGGCGTGCAGGTTCTTCGTCGACAGGAGGGACAAAATCTCCGTCTCCGAGTTCAACCGGCGGCTTGCCGGTCTGAGGGCCGATTACCCTTCGGAGGCGAACGGCGTCCTGATGAATCTCTTTGACAGCCATGACACCGACCGGCTTGAATCGAGAATCGTGAATCCCGATCTTCCCTACGATCATAACGTCGGCCTGCATGACAGCCGGACCTATGACCCCCGCAAACCCCGGGAGGATGAGCTTCAAATTCAAAAATTGATGGCGCTCTTTCAAATGTCGTACCTGGGGGCTCCCATGATCTATTACGGCGACGAGGTGGGAATGTGGGGTGGGGACGATCCCGACGACCGCAAGCCGATGCTCTGGGGCGACCTGGCATACGACGACGAAACGGGACATCCATTTGGGATTCCGAGGAGTGCCGACAAGAATGCCGTCAATCTTCCGCTTTTCGATTACTACAAAAAGCTGATCGCCATCAGGAAAGGGAGCGATGCCCTGATGGAGGGGGAGGTCGTGACTCTCCTCACGGACGATTCCAACGACGTCTTCGCGTTCATGCGGTCCGCCGGCGGGAAGCATGCCGTGGTCGTGGTCAACAACTCGGCCTCGAGGAGAAAAGCCAACATACCTCTCCCGGGGGATGCCCCGTCCGGAGATTGGGTCAATCTTCTTGATTCGACACGCACCTCGAACTCGAATGGCGAGATCGGCGTCGAGCTTGCGCCCAAAACGGGAGCGGTCCTTGAGCCCGTCCGCTAG
- a CDS encoding peptidylprolyl isomerase: MAHARAIPGAWLLFACSLSGILPALFTAGCRGEDPDVVAEVAGRAISSVEFRTRYAAYLSGTSSRDNILLRKKILENMINEALIFDDLHRTGMDADSAAVARMTQVRNEALVMGYARHISLDTMAVTEKELEDEFRRSRSKVRARYLYAKTEDEAWRLKERVERGATFDSLAREVFQDPGLANNGGDLGYFGWGEMEPALEEAAFSLPVGGISDPLKMKIGFGIVRVDDRIEAPLASEQDYAAAKEKLTQSVRRRKVLSLLTGATRQIGEELSPRFNEPVVIALFGRLRADSGVSPPVRLPEVSAPADTLAARPFMTFTGGSWNAGEFLRKLAGTTERERKKVKTIEDLKTVATGLATREVLLERAGAAGLAADSDVVRQVRRVGDEYFLRRWASSVQDTVGSRGWDEAELMHYFKEHADQYAIPPEVNVGEILVRTEAEARSVFRALKKGANFAGLARTKSIRLWAAKRGGELGFGTKSSFGILGDKFFNAGEGDVVGPERVDPYYGVFKILAKRTGRPMTFSEARDAVIRGLLFLKKQEAFQQAVARLRTRPGTTVHEHVLADIVIN; encoded by the coding sequence GTGGCCCACGCCCGGGCCATACCGGGGGCCTGGCTCCTCTTCGCATGCTCGCTCTCCGGCATCCTGCCGGCCCTTTTCACAGCGGGGTGCCGTGGGGAGGACCCGGACGTGGTCGCGGAAGTGGCCGGCCGTGCGATCTCTTCGGTAGAGTTCAGGACACGCTATGCGGCATACCTTTCGGGAACGTCGTCCCGTGACAATATTCTGCTCCGGAAAAAGATACTGGAAAACATGATCAACGAGGCGCTGATCTTTGACGATCTTCACCGGACCGGGATGGACGCCGACAGCGCTGCGGTGGCGAGAATGACGCAGGTCAGAAATGAGGCGCTCGTGATGGGATACGCCCGGCATATCAGCCTCGACACGATGGCGGTCACGGAGAAGGAGCTCGAGGATGAGTTCAGAAGGTCGAGGAGCAAGGTCAGGGCGCGCTATCTCTATGCGAAGACGGAGGATGAAGCATGGCGCCTGAAGGAGCGAGTGGAGCGTGGCGCCACCTTCGACTCGCTCGCCAGGGAGGTCTTCCAGGACCCGGGCCTGGCGAACAACGGCGGCGATCTCGGTTACTTCGGATGGGGCGAGATGGAGCCGGCGCTGGAGGAGGCGGCGTTTTCGCTTCCTGTCGGGGGCATCTCGGACCCGCTGAAGATGAAAATCGGTTTCGGGATTGTGAGAGTGGACGACAGGATTGAAGCTCCCCTTGCCTCGGAACAGGATTACGCCGCCGCGAAAGAGAAGCTCACGCAGTCGGTGCGGCGAAGAAAGGTGCTTTCCCTTCTCACCGGCGCGACACGGCAGATCGGGGAAGAGCTCTCTCCCCGGTTCAACGAGCCGGTCGTCATCGCGCTGTTCGGTCGGTTGCGTGCGGATTCCGGCGTCTCTCCCCCTGTGCGTTTGCCGGAAGTATCAGCACCCGCCGATACGCTCGCCGCGAGGCCCTTCATGACATTTACCGGCGGGTCATGGAACGCGGGAGAATTTCTGAGAAAATTGGCGGGAACCACGGAACGCGAACGAAAAAAAGTGAAGACGATCGAAGACCTGAAAACGGTCGCGACCGGTCTCGCCACCCGGGAGGTTCTGTTGGAACGGGCGGGCGCTGCCGGCCTCGCCGCCGATTCCGACGTGGTCCGCCAGGTGAGGCGGGTCGGCGATGAGTACTTTCTCCGCAGGTGGGCGTCGTCTGTTCAGGACACCGTCGGGAGCCGCGGTTGGGATGAGGCAGAGCTGATGCACTACTTCAAGGAACATGCGGACCAGTATGCGATCCCCCCGGAAGTCAATGTCGGGGAGATCCTCGTCCGGACGGAGGCGGAAGCGCGCTCCGTTTTCAGAGCGCTGAAGAAGGGCGCGAACTTTGCAGGGCTCGCCCGGACGAAATCGATCCGTCTCTGGGCGGCGAAGCGGGGAGGGGAACTGGGATTCGGGACCAAGTCCTCCTTCGGAATTCTCGGCGACAAGTTTTTCAATGCCGGCGAGGGGGATGTGGTCGGGCCGGAGCGCGTCGATCCGTATTACGGCGTTTTCAAAATTCTTGCGAAGCGGACCGGCAGGCCGATGACATTCTCCGAGGCCCGCGATGCCGTCATCAGAGGCCTCCTCTTTCTGAAAAAACAGGAGGCTTTTCAACAGGCAGTGGCCCGTCTTCGGACCAGGCCGGGCACGACAGTTCACGAACACGTGCTGGCCGATATTGTGATCAATTGA
- a CDS encoding TonB-dependent receptor, producing the protein MKHFIPIMLFLVVLAPCGVLAGTTGKIVGHVKDAQTKEALAGVNVLVQGTSLGAATDLEGYYAILNVPPGSHTIIASAIGYAKKTVADLAVSVDLTSTLDLEMSATVVEVSPEIVITAERPVVRKDLTSSEAHIDAGQIHTLPVSEVSQVLALQAGITVDPGGGIHIRGGRTSEVAYWVDGVSVSDVYDGHQAVQVENNAVQELQVISGTFNAEYGQAMSGIINIVTKDGGSEYHGNLSTYSGSYATGDGWRYNGGIFYEDPALFAANRAPNELFYNLNSIRPFDDRDIEGSLSGPVPGISQLTFYASGRYLKSNGWLYGDRVLNPDGTPAFDLNGKVVTGSNGAIIGFRLPDNPVSMNDRERISGQGKLTYQLTGTMKLSLNALASKIDYRDYSQDWQIVPDGDVRKYDRGYEGSALWTHTLNSSSFYTINLAFFRKGFREYLYENPLDPRYIVDPNLANKGLYEFNSVGTNLHHFQRVTETRDAKIDYTSQVNRLHEIKIGAEGKLHRLYLEDYNVAPAFDAKGNYIPAIPSPTSPLYQEYTEKPVEFSAYVQDKLEYERMIVNLGVRYDYFNSRGLIPADPNDPNIFNPAKPEHRVDLNNDGVFSDAEQADPSVLAQRMTYWYRKAGKKSNVSPRFGISYPITDKGIMHFSYGHFLQIPSFINLYQNPGYKVTTQPGVQGVYGNPDLNAQKTVMYEIGLQQQLSDALSFDVTAFYRDVRDWVTTSAQIPLRDPVTATTYYTMYVNRDYANTRGITLTLNKRPTDLLSLVFSYTFQIAEGVNSNPDDAQAALVANREPAETLTPLDWDQTHTANLTMGVGGRNNWGVFLLGRYGSGLPYTPVINQAEARGVDAARVVQSNSRRRPATYTVDLRAFKNVGIGPLNLSLFLKVFNLFDRRNEVTVYGQTGRASATPEALGAENITGAGRINPVEAYLIRPDYYSEPREIQVGAELEF; encoded by the coding sequence ATGAAACACTTCATTCCGATCATGCTTTTCCTCGTTGTACTGGCCCCATGCGGGGTGCTGGCGGGAACGACCGGCAAGATTGTCGGACACGTCAAGGACGCGCAGACGAAGGAGGCGCTCGCGGGGGTCAATGTGCTGGTCCAGGGAACCTCACTCGGAGCCGCGACCGACCTGGAGGGATACTACGCGATCCTCAACGTCCCTCCCGGGTCGCATACCATCATAGCTTCCGCGATAGGATACGCGAAGAAGACCGTGGCCGACCTCGCGGTTTCAGTCGATTTGACGAGCACGCTCGATCTTGAAATGAGCGCCACGGTGGTGGAGGTCTCCCCGGAGATCGTCATCACCGCAGAGCGTCCGGTTGTCCGGAAAGATTTGACTTCCTCGGAAGCCCACATCGACGCGGGCCAGATCCATACGCTCCCGGTTTCGGAGGTCTCGCAGGTCCTCGCCTTGCAGGCGGGCATTACGGTCGATCCGGGGGGAGGCATCCATATCCGGGGGGGGAGGACGAGCGAGGTGGCCTACTGGGTCGACGGCGTCTCCGTCTCCGATGTGTATGACGGGCACCAGGCGGTCCAGGTCGAGAACAACGCCGTCCAGGAGCTCCAGGTCATCAGCGGTACGTTTAATGCCGAGTACGGCCAGGCGATGTCGGGAATTATCAACATCGTGACGAAAGACGGGGGCTCGGAGTACCATGGGAACCTCTCGACCTACTCCGGTTCGTATGCCACGGGCGACGGGTGGAGGTATAACGGCGGCATTTTTTACGAGGATCCCGCGCTCTTCGCGGCGAACAGGGCGCCCAACGAACTCTTCTATAACCTGAACAGCATCAGGCCCTTCGACGACCGGGATATTGAGGGGAGCCTCAGCGGACCGGTTCCGGGGATTTCGCAGTTGACCTTCTACGCGTCGGGCCGGTACCTGAAGAGCAACGGATGGTTGTACGGCGACAGGGTTCTCAACCCCGACGGAACGCCGGCATTCGACCTGAACGGAAAGGTGGTGACCGGCTCGAACGGCGCGATCATCGGTTTTCGCCTGCCCGACAACCCGGTTTCGATGAACGACCGCGAGAGAATCTCCGGCCAGGGCAAATTGACGTACCAGCTCACCGGAACGATGAAGCTGAGCCTGAACGCGTTGGCGAGCAAGATCGACTACCGGGACTATTCGCAGGACTGGCAGATTGTCCCGGACGGAGATGTCCGGAAATACGACCGGGGCTATGAGGGTTCCGCCCTCTGGACCCACACGCTCAATTCCTCCTCCTTCTACACCATCAACCTCGCCTTTTTCCGGAAGGGGTTCAGGGAGTATCTCTATGAGAACCCGCTCGACCCGAGGTACATCGTCGACCCGAATCTGGCGAACAAGGGGTTGTACGAGTTCAACTCTGTCGGCACAAATCTCCACCACTTCCAGCGCGTGACCGAGACGCGCGACGCGAAGATAGACTATACGAGCCAGGTCAACCGTCTTCACGAGATCAAAATCGGCGCCGAAGGAAAGTTGCACCGTCTCTATCTTGAAGATTATAATGTCGCCCCCGCGTTCGACGCGAAGGGGAATTACATACCGGCGATTCCCTCTCCCACCAGCCCGCTCTACCAGGAATATACCGAGAAGCCGGTTGAATTCTCCGCCTACGTGCAGGACAAGCTGGAGTATGAACGGATGATCGTGAATCTGGGCGTCCGGTACGACTATTTCAATTCCAGAGGCCTGATACCCGCCGATCCGAACGACCCCAACATCTTCAACCCCGCGAAGCCCGAGCACCGCGTCGACCTCAACAATGACGGGGTGTTCAGCGACGCCGAGCAGGCCGATCCGTCGGTTCTTGCCCAGCGAATGACCTACTGGTACCGGAAGGCGGGGAAAAAGTCCAACGTCAGCCCGCGTTTTGGAATCTCGTACCCGATCACGGACAAAGGGATCATGCATTTTTCCTACGGGCACTTCCTCCAGATTCCGTCCTTCATCAACCTCTACCAAAACCCCGGCTACAAGGTGACCACGCAGCCCGGCGTCCAGGGGGTGTACGGCAACCCCGACCTCAACGCGCAAAAGACCGTCATGTACGAGATCGGACTGCAACAGCAACTCTCCGACGCGTTGAGCTTCGATGTGACCGCCTTCTACCGGGATGTGCGCGACTGGGTGACGACGAGCGCACAAATTCCGCTGCGCGATCCGGTCACCGCCACGACGTACTACACGATGTACGTGAACCGGGACTATGCCAACACCCGCGGCATCACCCTGACCCTGAACAAACGTCCCACCGATCTGCTCTCGCTGGTTTTCTCCTATACGTTCCAGATCGCGGAGGGCGTCAATTCGAACCCCGACGACGCTCAGGCCGCGCTGGTTGCGAACAGAGAACCGGCTGAGACGCTGACGCCCCTCGACTGGGATCAGACCCACACCGCCAACCTGACGATGGGGGTGGGCGGCCGTAACAATTGGGGCGTGTTTCTGCTCGGACGCTATGGGTCGGGGCTTCCCTACACGCCGGTCATCAATCAGGCGGAAGCGCGCGGGGTGGACGCCGCACGGGTCGTGCAATCGAACAGCAGGCGCCGTCCGGCGACCTACACGGTCGACCTGCGCGCGTTCAAAAACGTCGGGATCGGGCCGCTGAATCTGAGCCTTTTCCTGAAGGTGTTCAACCTCTTCGACCGGCGCAACGAAGTGACGGTCTACGGCCAGACCGGACGCGCCTCGGCGACGCCCGAGGCCCTCGGCGCGGAGAACATCACGGGAGCAGGCAGAATTAACCCCGTCGAGGCCTACCTGATCAGGCCTGATTACTACTCCGAACCCCGGGAGATACAGGTCGGCGCAGAACTCGAATTTTAG
- a CDS encoding PorV/PorQ family protein, whose product MKRKEKIFQGVALFLLAACSIAASQEVTKVGTTGGKFLSIPVGARAVGMGGAFVAVANDASAMFWNPAGMARLSQPEALFTHSGWIAGMAFNYGGVVVPVSGLGTVGINFTSLTMADMERTTEEQPEGTGETFSAGSFAVGASYAQNLTEWFSIGGSVKYVNEHIWNTSATDIAVDVGTLFVTPFSGLKFGAGISNFGSKLQMHGDDLLVLKDISPNAGNNSNVTANLGTDNFDLPLVLRIGLAYEPIVSEERHLTIVVDAVHPNDNSESISVGTEFTGIQNILALRAGYMALGQRDSEEQYTFGGGIKYNIDNTLTLRFDYAFQRFGLLENVHKFALGILF is encoded by the coding sequence GTGAAACGGAAGGAAAAGATTTTTCAGGGAGTAGCCTTGTTCCTCCTGGCCGCGTGTTCGATCGCAGCGTCGCAGGAAGTGACCAAGGTGGGGACCACGGGGGGAAAATTCCTGAGCATCCCGGTGGGCGCCCGCGCCGTCGGAATGGGCGGGGCATTCGTCGCGGTCGCGAATGACGCCTCGGCGATGTTTTGGAACCCGGCCGGGATGGCGCGCCTTTCGCAACCGGAGGCGCTCTTCACCCACTCCGGCTGGATCGCCGGCATGGCCTTCAATTACGGCGGGGTCGTGGTGCCGGTTTCCGGTCTTGGAACCGTCGGTATCAACTTCACCTCCCTGACGATGGCCGACATGGAGCGGACCACCGAAGAGCAGCCGGAGGGGACGGGGGAGACCTTTTCGGCCGGCAGTTTTGCCGTTGGGGCTTCCTATGCCCAGAATCTCACCGAATGGTTCTCGATCGGGGGATCGGTCAAGTATGTCAACGAGCACATCTGGAACACAAGCGCCACCGATATTGCGGTGGATGTCGGGACACTGTTTGTCACGCCGTTTTCGGGATTGAAATTCGGCGCGGGAATCTCGAATTTCGGCTCGAAGCTCCAGATGCACGGGGATGACCTGCTGGTCCTGAAGGATATCTCCCCGAACGCCGGAAACAATTCGAACGTGACGGCAAACCTCGGGACCGATAATTTCGACCTCCCGCTCGTCCTCCGGATCGGCCTCGCGTACGAACCGATCGTTTCCGAAGAGAGACACCTCACCATCGTTGTCGATGCAGTCCACCCGAACGATAATTCAGAGAGCATCAGTGTGGGGACCGAATTCACGGGAATTCAGAACATCCTTGCCCTCCGGGCCGGGTATATGGCCCTCGGTCAGCGTGACAGCGAGGAGCAGTATACGTTCGGAGGCGGTATTAAGTACAATATTGACAATACTTTAACCCTGAGATTCGATTACGCCTTCCAAAGGTTCGGTTTGCTCGAAAATGTGCATAAATTTGCACTTGGCATATTATTTTGA
- a CDS encoding T9SS type A sorting domain-containing protein, protein MKNRLLLRVSTAIGIALLAMSVAQAGGVSVTFQVRMNIKMLEGTFQPGSGDIVSVNGSFNNWTSAVDTLKDPDGDSVYSKTVALPLILGDTIQYKFWKTLRGGIDWEGGNNRLHVIATSNDTLSVEYFDYDSVYTPPVPVPVTFQVNMKIKMLEGTFQPGSGDIVRVAGSFNDWGNSTDTLSDPDHDSVYTKTVNNTIFENTTVQYKFLKTLRGGLDWESGDNRQYNVPPGGGTVPEAYFDNDSVYTPPVSAPVTFQVNMKIKMLEGTFLPGSGDIVRVAGSFNNWGSSTDTLTDPNQDSIYTKTIADNVIFENTTVQYKFLKTPRGGLDWESGDNRQYNVPTGGGTVPVAYFDYDSTVNLQVTASILWQVDMTTYEDLGWFRPDLGDTMQVRGPFNGWGGSKMDQSFINPGLYQTTYPADGSPSADIGFKYFMQFDSAEAAIRFPGYSNATRDGMAYDHPATRGDGNRLINIGNGGEITTDLAYFSDINPKGEIAAGDTVTVTVTANMGPATHYLTPLDPATDTVRLVFQDALSRAAQQKIQGTFPQTLDMSHSSPSDTMYTVSFDIIGPAHYNLQYTYRYVQPGGFVVDQGGGLGNQNLFISRFIQPLAFGKNSRISKIAGTATTWPRNYSAPVDDWQKATPLEHETPPFDIINGVSPDKAPGRPVAYRLFQNYPNPFNPATQIRYALPERAHVSLRVYNLLGQEMATLVNQDQPAGNYVSLFEANKLPSGVYFYKLQAGRFLDVKKALLVR, encoded by the coding sequence ATGAAGAATAGATTGTTACTGCGTGTTAGTACCGCGATCGGCATCGCGTTGCTCGCAATGTCCGTCGCGCAGGCAGGCGGTGTGAGTGTGACGTTTCAGGTGAGGATGAACATCAAGATGCTAGAGGGAACGTTTCAGCCCGGCTCGGGCGATATTGTGAGCGTGAACGGATCGTTTAACAACTGGACTTCCGCGGTCGACACATTGAAGGATCCCGACGGGGATAGCGTCTATAGCAAGACCGTTGCGCTTCCCTTGATCCTTGGAGACACCATCCAATATAAATTCTGGAAGACGTTGCGGGGGGGCATCGATTGGGAAGGCGGAAACAATCGCCTCCATGTGATAGCAACTTCGAACGATACTCTCTCGGTCGAGTATTTCGACTACGATTCGGTGTACACGCCTCCGGTCCCTGTGCCTGTCACCTTCCAGGTGAACATGAAGATCAAGATGCTCGAAGGGACGTTCCAGCCCGGCAGCGGCGACATTGTGCGGGTCGCAGGCAGTTTCAATGACTGGGGGAACTCCACCGACACACTCTCCGACCCTGACCACGATAGCGTCTACACGAAAACGGTCAACAATACCATCTTCGAGAACACGACCGTGCAATACAAGTTCCTGAAAACGCTGCGGGGCGGCCTCGATTGGGAGAGCGGCGACAACAGACAGTATAACGTTCCGCCGGGAGGGGGCACCGTGCCTGAGGCCTATTTCGACAACGACTCGGTCTATACGCCTCCGGTATCGGCGCCCGTCACCTTCCAGGTGAACATGAAGATCAAGATGCTCGAAGGAACGTTCCTGCCCGGCAGCGGCGACATTGTGCGGGTCGCCGGCAGTTTCAATAACTGGGGGAGTTCCACCGACACGCTCACCGACCCGAACCAGGACAGCATCTACACGAAAACGATAGCCGATAACGTTATCTTCGAGAATACGACCGTCCAGTACAAATTCCTGAAAACTCCGCGGGGCGGCCTCGATTGGGAAAGCGGTGACAACAGGCAATATAACGTTCCCACCGGCGGCGGGACCGTGCCGGTCGCTTATTTCGACTACGACTCAACCGTGAACCTTCAGGTGACCGCCAGCATCCTCTGGCAGGTCGACATGACGACCTATGAAGATCTGGGCTGGTTCCGGCCCGACCTCGGCGACACCATGCAGGTCCGGGGACCCTTCAACGGCTGGGGTGGATCGAAGATGGATCAGAGTTTCATCAACCCGGGCCTCTATCAGACGACCTACCCTGCCGACGGCTCGCCCTCTGCGGATATCGGCTTCAAGTATTTCATGCAATTCGATTCGGCGGAAGCTGCCATCCGTTTTCCGGGATATAGCAATGCGACCAGAGACGGCATGGCCTACGATCATCCCGCGACGAGAGGGGACGGGAACCGGCTTATCAATATCGGAAACGGCGGGGAGATCACAACAGACCTCGCCTACTTCAGCGACATCAATCCCAAAGGGGAGATCGCCGCGGGCGACACAGTGACGGTGACGGTCACGGCCAACATGGGTCCCGCGACGCACTACCTCACCCCGCTCGACCCGGCGACCGATACCGTACGATTGGTGTTCCAGGACGCGCTCTCGCGTGCTGCCCAGCAGAAGATCCAGGGGACCTTCCCCCAGACGCTCGACATGTCCCATTCGTCGCCGTCAGACACGATGTACACCGTGTCCTTCGATATCATCGGCCCGGCGCACTATAACCTGCAATACACTTACCGGTATGTGCAGCCCGGAGGATTTGTGGTGGATCAGGGTGGCGGATTGGGGAACCAGAATCTCTTCATCTCCCGGTTTATCCAGCCGCTCGCGTTCGGAAAGAATTCGAGAATATCGAAAATCGCCGGAACCGCCACGACCTGGCCGAGGAATTATTCCGCCCCGGTCGACGATTGGCAGAAAGCCACGCCGCTGGAGCATGAGACGCCCCCCTTCGACATCATCAACGGGGTGAGCCCTGATAAAGCTCCGGGGCGGCCTGTGGCTTACCGGCTGTTCCAGAACTATCCGAATCCGTTCAACCCTGCGACCCAGATCCGGTATGCTCTTCCGGAGCGCGCCCATGTTTCTCTCAGGGTGTACAACCTTCTGGGGCAGGAGATGGCGACGCTCGTCAATCAGGATCAACCGGCAGGGAATTACGTCTCGCTCTTCGAGGCGAATAAGCTTCCTTCAGGAGTCTATTTCTACAAACTGCAGGCTGGCAGGTTCCTGGATGTGAAGAAGGCGTTGCTCGTCCGGTAG